A window of Candidatus Methylomirabilota bacterium contains these coding sequences:
- the acpS gene encoding holo-[acyl-carrier-protein] synthase, with protein sequence MALQGAGMVIGIGIDLVQIDRFERAVARYGARLLDRLFTPSERAHIRRYRSPGRHLAVRFAAKEAAFKALRTGWGQGVVWQDVEVVGGGNEPSGLALSGRAKDVADGLGIMQMLVTLTHEGDYAMACVVATDGR encoded by the coding sequence ATGGCACTCCAAGGTGCGGGAATGGTGATCGGGATCGGAATTGACCTGGTTCAGATCGATCGATTTGAGCGAGCCGTCGCGCGTTACGGCGCCCGTCTGTTGGATCGCCTGTTCACGCCGTCGGAGCGGGCACACATCAGGCGCTACCGGTCGCCGGGTCGACACCTGGCGGTCCGCTTCGCCGCGAAGGAGGCGGCGTTCAAGGCGCTTCGAACCGGATGGGGGCAGGGGGTCGTCTGGCAGGATGTAGAGGTCGTCGGGGGTGGAAACGAACCATCCGGTCTGGCCCTTTCGGGCCGCGCAAAAGACGTAGCGGATGGTCTTGGGATCATGCAGATGCTGGTCACGCTGACGCATGAGGGTGACTACGCGATGGCATGCGTCGTGGCCACGGACGGCCGATAG
- a CDS encoding bifunctional ADP-dependent NAD(P)H-hydrate dehydratase/NAD(P)H-hydrate epimerase — protein MAVNVVTAEQMRQLDRRATEEYAIPSLLLMENAGLQAVLELERAFPHLSHRRIAVVSGKGNNGGDGFVVARHLVNRGFAVDVVLLARSSEIRGDARTNLDIIRTLDMPIHEVTSSQELEAGRGTIERADLVVDAILGTGTTGPAKGIFGEAIELLNRSGRPIVALDIPSGLNSDEGVIPGPSIHALLTVTFGLPKRALILYPAAACAGRVVTVNIGLPRPLLTDPLLDVSLVQAEDLVRALPPRDPNAHKGTYGHVLVLAGSPGKTGAAAMCALSALRIGAGLVTLGLPESLNDAMEAKLTEVMTEPLPETGERTVSFAALERVLDLAKGKRVVAIGPGLSIHPETAELVRAVVQTVGTQVVVDADGITALGPNLETLRTVSPPPILTPHPGELARLLGIDRDEIVRNRIPIAQKVATSLGVYLVLKGARTLVANPDGRVAINMTGNAGMATGGTGDVLTGLIGGLLAQGVDVDLAAKAAVYLHGLAGDLAAEAVGQEAMVASDLMTQIPEAIRRLKAAAQPTVK, from the coding sequence ATGGCCGTGAATGTGGTAACGGCAGAGCAGATGCGACAACTCGATCGACGGGCGACGGAGGAGTACGCCATCCCGTCGCTGCTGCTGATGGAAAATGCCGGACTCCAGGCCGTCCTGGAGCTGGAGCGGGCATTTCCGCATCTGTCGCATCGCCGTATTGCCGTCGTCAGCGGAAAGGGCAATAACGGCGGCGACGGCTTCGTCGTCGCTCGCCACCTCGTGAACCGGGGATTCGCGGTCGACGTGGTGCTGCTGGCTCGATCATCCGAGATCAGGGGAGATGCCCGGACGAATCTCGATATCATTCGAACGCTCGACATGCCGATCCATGAGGTTACGAGCAGTCAGGAGCTCGAGGCTGGCAGAGGGACGATCGAGCGGGCCGATCTGGTGGTGGACGCCATCCTGGGAACCGGGACGACCGGACCCGCAAAAGGCATCTTCGGGGAAGCCATCGAGCTGCTCAACCGGTCCGGCAGACCGATCGTGGCCCTCGATATCCCCTCGGGTCTGAACAGCGATGAAGGGGTCATCCCTGGTCCGAGCATTCATGCGCTCTTGACCGTCACCTTTGGCCTGCCGAAGCGGGCGCTTATCCTCTATCCCGCAGCCGCTTGCGCCGGTCGGGTGGTGACGGTCAATATCGGTCTGCCTCGGCCGCTGCTCACCGATCCACTGCTTGATGTCTCCCTGGTCCAGGCCGAGGATCTGGTACGCGCGCTTCCACCGCGCGACCCGAACGCCCATAAGGGGACCTACGGTCATGTCCTGGTCCTGGCCGGCTCGCCGGGCAAGACCGGGGCGGCGGCGATGTGCGCGTTGTCGGCGCTTCGAATCGGCGCGGGATTGGTTACGTTGGGACTGCCGGAGAGCCTCAACGATGCCATGGAGGCAAAGCTGACCGAGGTGATGACCGAACCGCTGCCTGAGACCGGCGAGCGTACGGTGTCGTTCGCTGCACTGGAAAGGGTCCTGGATCTCGCGAAGGGTAAGCGGGTCGTAGCGATCGGTCCCGGCCTGTCCATTCATCCTGAGACCGCTGAGTTGGTCCGAGCCGTTGTCCAGACCGTCGGGACGCAGGTCGTCGTCGATGCCGACGGCATCACTGCCCTCGGACCGAACCTGGAAACGCTGCGCACTGTCTCGCCCCCGCCGATCCTCACCCCCCATCCCGGAGAACTGGCCCGCCTGCTCGGCATTGATCGGGATGAAATCGTTCGAAACCGGATTCCGATTGCGCAAAAGGTCGCGACGAGTCTCGGCGTCTATCTGGTCTTGAAGGGCGCCCGGACCCTGGTCGCGAATCCGGATGGCCGGGTGGCGATCAACATGACGGGAAATGCCGGGATGGCGACGGGCGGGACCGGCGACGTGCTGACCGGGCTGATCGGGGGTCTTCTGGCACAGGGTGTCGATGTCGACTTGGCTGCGAAGGCTGCTGTGTATCTGCACGGCCTCGCCGGGGATCTGGCGGCTGAGGCGGTCGGTCAGGAGGCGATGGTGGCGTCGGATCTGATGACACAGATTCCGGAGGCTATCCGCCGACTGAAAGCGGCCGCGCAACCAACGGTGAAATAA
- a CDS encoding tRNA (adenosine(37)-N6)-threonylcarbamoyltransferase complex ATPase subunit type 1 TsaE — protein sequence MSPSRTSTIVYRSASPEQTRALGEAVGRLANAGDVIALIGELGAGKTLFVGGLARGLGVDEATCISSPTFTLVHRYQGRIPLYHIDLYRIETPEAMAGLGLDEYLRGEGVTAIEWAEHGWAYLPDELLTFRFQYTGSDTRTIEIVAVGDRYVGLARELMGNAAMAS from the coding sequence GTGAGCCCATCCCGCACCTCGACGATCGTGTATCGTTCCGCCTCGCCGGAGCAGACGCGCGCGCTGGGCGAGGCCGTGGGCCGACTTGCGAATGCGGGGGATGTGATCGCCCTTATCGGCGAACTGGGCGCAGGCAAGACCCTCTTTGTCGGTGGGCTGGCCCGCGGACTGGGCGTCGACGAGGCGACCTGCATCAGCAGTCCGACCTTTACCCTCGTACACCGATACCAGGGCCGGATCCCCCTCTATCATATCGACCTCTACCGTATTGAGACCCCGGAGGCGATGGCCGGTCTGGGGTTGGATGAATATCTGCGGGGGGAGGGCGTGACGGCGATCGAGTGGGCCGAGCATGGATGGGCGTACTTGCCGGACGAACTGCTGACGTTCAGATTTCAATACACCGGATCGGACACGCGGACAATAGAGATCGTCGCGGTCGGCGATCGGTATGTCGGATTGGCCCGGGAGCTGATGGGAAATGCGGCGATGGCCTCATGA
- a CDS encoding MFS transporter, producing MNRRQVVAWTLYDFANSSFAAVIAATIYATYYAQVVVGNDRGEGDLWWGRLIATSMAIVAITSPIVGGMADRAGIRKRLFCVVTYLSVAATALMATVEQGMVLRGFVLGVIGTVGFEGALVFYNAYLSDIAPPQWQGRVSAYGFAVGYAGSIVALLAALPFAKAGALHWCFVVTAALFGLFALPSFIVLPEDRPGRVGIGEAVRESVSGTLRTVRDVLTFRELRRFLGAYLLYEDGVNTVIFFSSIFAARTLGFDMAQLIGLYLLVQATALVGAFAWGKPTDRLGPKVVVVCMLVLWIGVVTAAYFVQAQWQFYLVAAVAGSGLGAIQAASRTFMAGLIPKGREGEFFGCYALCGKSASILGPLVFGAISYALAGNQRAAILAVGLFFLTGLILLLRVQAGGPTGRPRKAIGGVGWADL from the coding sequence ATGAATCGCCGTCAGGTCGTGGCCTGGACCCTCTACGATTTCGCCAACTCATCCTTCGCAGCGGTGATCGCGGCGACCATCTATGCGACCTACTATGCTCAGGTCGTCGTCGGTAACGACCGCGGCGAGGGCGACCTGTGGTGGGGACGTCTGATCGCCACGTCGATGGCTATCGTGGCGATCACCTCCCCGATAGTGGGGGGTATGGCCGACCGAGCCGGCATTCGCAAGCGCCTCTTCTGTGTCGTCACCTACCTCAGCGTCGCCGCAACGGCCTTGATGGCGACGGTAGAGCAGGGGATGGTGCTCCGGGGCTTTGTGCTGGGGGTCATCGGCACCGTAGGATTTGAGGGTGCGCTGGTCTTCTACAACGCCTATTTGTCGGATATTGCGCCTCCGCAGTGGCAGGGGCGCGTCTCGGCCTACGGCTTTGCGGTCGGCTATGCCGGCTCGATTGTCGCCCTGCTTGCTGCGCTTCCGTTCGCCAAGGCGGGCGCCCTTCACTGGTGCTTCGTGGTGACCGCTGCGCTCTTTGGACTCTTTGCTCTGCCGTCCTTTATTGTCCTGCCGGAGGATCGACCCGGCCGGGTCGGCATCGGCGAGGCGGTCCGCGAGAGCGTGTCGGGTACACTTCGGACGGTCCGAGACGTCCTTACGTTTCGTGAACTGCGGCGGTTTCTCGGAGCCTATCTGTTGTACGAGGATGGCGTCAATACCGTGATCTTTTTTTCCTCGATATTCGCGGCCAGGACACTCGGCTTCGACATGGCACAGTTGATCGGTCTGTACCTTCTCGTTCAGGCGACGGCCTTGGTCGGGGCGTTCGCATGGGGCAAGCCCACTGATCGGCTCGGCCCAAAGGTCGTTGTGGTCTGCATGTTGGTGCTCTGGATCGGCGTGGTGACCGCCGCCTACTTTGTCCAGGCTCAGTGGCAGTTTTACCTGGTTGCGGCCGTGGCAGGCTCGGGTCTCGGCGCCATCCAGGCCGCGAGTCGGACCTTCATGGCCGGCCTGATCCCAAAGGGACGCGAGGGGGAGTTCTTCGGCTGTTACGCGCTGTGCGGGAAGAGCGCCTCTATCCTTGGGCCGCTGGTCTTTGGCGCGATCTCGTACGCCTTGGCGGGTAACCAGCGCGCGGCGATTCTTGCCGTCGGTCTGTTCTTTCTCACGGGCCTGATCCTGCTGCTGCGCGTGCAGGCCGGGGGGCCGACAGGGCGGCCGAGGAAGGCGATCGGCGGCGTCGGGTGGGCCGACTTGTAA
- the tsaB gene encoding tRNA (adenosine(37)-N6)-threonylcarbamoyltransferase complex dimerization subunit type 1 TsaB — MLVMGIETSTMQGGVALVSAAGVICEYTLNVKATHSERLLPLIDRALQDAGVGLGQVEGLAVAVGPGSFTGLRIGLSTVKGLAIAGGQPLVGVSTLEAMAWTLPFCTYQICPILDARKGEIYFARFRHQGDRLIRLTDDAATASDSVWSGIGEPTVFVGDGLAVYADLLRARLKELALFPPLAGRGGRAAAVAELGRRRLLDGHRDDPAGLIPQYLRPSEAELKRLGGLAPAAS, encoded by the coding sequence ATGCTGGTAATGGGAATCGAGACCTCGACAATGCAAGGCGGGGTTGCCCTCGTCTCAGCGGCGGGGGTCATCTGCGAGTACACGCTGAACGTCAAAGCGACCCACAGCGAGCGGTTACTCCCCCTGATCGACCGGGCCTTACAGGATGCCGGGGTCGGGCTAGGGCAGGTTGAGGGACTCGCCGTGGCCGTTGGACCGGGATCGTTTACCGGGTTACGAATCGGGTTAAGTACCGTGAAGGGACTGGCGATAGCCGGGGGCCAACCACTGGTTGGCGTCTCGACGCTTGAGGCCATGGCATGGACCCTTCCGTTTTGCACCTACCAGATCTGTCCCATCCTCGACGCCAGGAAAGGCGAAATCTATTTCGCACGGTTTCGTCACCAAGGGGATCGACTGATTCGGCTGACCGACGATGCGGCGACGGCGTCGGATAGCGTCTGGAGCGGTATCGGCGAGCCGACTGTCTTTGTGGGAGATGGGTTGGCAGTCTATGCAGACCTGCTGCGAGCCCGGTTGAAGGAGCTGGCGCTCTTCCCGCCCCTTGCGGGCCGAGGGGGTCGCGCCGCCGCAGTGGCAGAGCTCGGACGCCGGCGTCTCCTGGACGGCCATCGGGATGATCCGGCAGGACTGATCCCTCAATATTTGCGGCCGTCCGAGGCGGAGTTGAAACGTCTGGGCGGGCTTGCCCCGGCCGCGTCCTAG
- the rimI gene encoding ribosomal-protein-alanine N-acetyltransferase, translating into MRKEDLPDVLVIESLSFAEPWTDEMFVHELDSERFAASLVARADQGTGERIVGFLCAWIFSGELHINNLAVHPRYRGRGVASQLMDAILTCAYAKHVTVGYLEVRASNEAAAALYQSYGFQPIGRRRNYYEHPREDAIVMRRQPF; encoded by the coding sequence ATGCGCAAAGAGGACCTGCCTGACGTGCTGGTCATTGAGAGCCTCTCGTTCGCCGAACCGTGGACTGACGAGATGTTCGTCCACGAGTTGGATTCCGAAAGGTTCGCCGCATCGCTTGTGGCGAGGGCAGACCAAGGGACAGGGGAGCGGATCGTCGGATTTCTGTGCGCATGGATTTTCAGCGGAGAATTGCACATCAACAATCTTGCGGTGCACCCGCGCTATCGCGGCCGCGGGGTCGCGTCTCAACTGATGGATGCGATCCTGACGTGCGCCTACGCCAAACATGTGACGGTAGGCTACCTGGAGGTCAGGGCGTCGAATGAGGCGGCTGCTGCGCTGTATCAGTCGTACGGCTTTCAACCGATCGGCCGTCGTCGTAACTACTATGAGCATCCGCGGGAAGACGCGATCGTGATGCGCCGACAGCCGTTCTGA
- a CDS encoding glutamate--tRNA ligase yields MSKVRVRFAPSPTGYLHVGGARTALYNWLFARHENGDFILRIEDTDPERSTDESTTTILESLRWLGLDWDEGPEVGGPVGPYRQADRLKLYHDYAQRLLDEGKAYYCTCTPDELEARRKAALAAGTSPKYDGRCRRRGNDRSGVGDNGVVVRLLVGEEGSIEIADFVHGPIRFETGDLDDFILLRSDGMPTYNFAVVVDDVLMGITHVVRGDDHISNTPRQIVLYEALGLPIPHFAHIPMILGPDRARLSKRHGATSVMIYRQMGYLPEAMVNYLARLGWSYGDQEIFTQEELIRYFSLDRVGKTPAVFDPVKLEWLNGQYIKRADVQRLTTLLQPFWEAAGVSRDELTTIDAAQLQRVVSLFQERARTLTELASSSRFVFDGKIERDRAAAVKVLTVEAKARVRALLAEIDMLPAYTAGALESLFRARATTLGLKLVDLAQPFRVALSGKTVSPPIFPIMELMGWDAVRRRVEEALEEEG; encoded by the coding sequence ATGTCCAAGGTCAGGGTCAGATTCGCGCCGAGCCCGACGGGTTATCTGCATGTCGGCGGGGCCAGGACGGCGCTCTATAATTGGCTGTTCGCGCGGCATGAGAACGGCGACTTCATCCTGCGCATTGAGGATACGGATCCGGAGCGGTCGACGGACGAGTCGACGACGACGATACTTGAGTCGCTCCGGTGGCTTGGTCTGGACTGGGATGAGGGACCGGAGGTGGGTGGGCCGGTCGGACCGTACCGACAGGCCGATCGTCTGAAGCTGTATCACGACTACGCACAGCGCCTGCTGGACGAGGGGAAGGCCTACTACTGTACCTGTACGCCGGACGAACTGGAGGCGAGGCGCAAGGCGGCGCTGGCGGCCGGTACTTCCCCGAAATATGACGGGCGCTGTCGCCGGCGAGGCAATGATCGGTCGGGTGTGGGCGACAATGGTGTGGTCGTCCGGCTGCTGGTCGGAGAGGAGGGGAGCATCGAGATCGCGGATTTCGTTCACGGCCCCATCCGATTCGAGACCGGCGATCTGGACGATTTCATCCTCCTGCGCTCCGATGGGATGCCGACCTACAATTTTGCGGTGGTGGTCGATGACGTGTTGATGGGCATCACGCACGTCGTCAGGGGCGACGACCATATCTCGAATACGCCACGCCAGATCGTCCTGTATGAGGCGCTGGGTCTTCCCATCCCGCACTTTGCCCACATCCCGATGATCTTGGGGCCCGATCGCGCCCGTCTCTCGAAACGGCACGGCGCCACCTCGGTGATGATCTACCGGCAGATGGGGTATCTGCCGGAAGCGATGGTGAATTACCTCGCGCGGCTTGGCTGGTCGTACGGCGACCAGGAGATCTTCACTCAGGAAGAGTTGATTCGATACTTCAGCCTTGATCGGGTGGGGAAGACCCCCGCGGTCTTCGATCCGGTCAAACTCGAATGGCTGAACGGCCAGTATATCAAGCGTGCCGATGTGCAGCGACTGACGACGCTGCTCCAACCCTTCTGGGAAGCGGCCGGCGTCAGTCGGGACGAACTGACGACAATAGATGCAGCGCAACTGCAACGGGTGGTCTCCCTGTTTCAAGAGCGAGCGAGGACCTTGACAGAACTTGCGTCTTCGTCCAGATTTGTATTTGATGGGAAGATCGAGCGGGACAGGGCGGCGGCGGTGAAGGTGCTGACGGTCGAGGCCAAGGCCAGGGTCCGTGCGCTGTTGGCGGAGATCGACATGCTGCCGGCCTATACGGCCGGGGCGCTGGAGTCGCTGTTTCGGGCGCGGGCGACGACCCTAGGTCTGAAACTGGTCGACTTGGCTCAGCCGTTCAGGGTGGCGCTGTCCGGAAAGACCGTCAGTCCCCCCATCTTTCCGATTATGGAGTTGATGGGGTGGGATGCTGTGCGACGTCGAGTCGAGGAGGCACTGGAGGAGGAAGGATGA
- a CDS encoding transcription elongation factor GreA, whose amino-acid sequence MKIEALLDELRQEFNKLDREFRQELPKKIQAARELGDLRENGEYETIKDRQGFVKARMAFLQQRIAEISKIDLRAIPKDRVALGSTVHLIDEETGEETVYTLVFPELMDSTRGWISVASPIGRSLIGKQEGDRVVMTTPGGTKAFEMLKLSTLHDRSQAHANGMGS is encoded by the coding sequence ATGAAGATTGAGGCGCTGCTTGATGAGCTTCGACAGGAGTTCAACAAACTCGATCGGGAGTTCAGACAGGAGCTTCCGAAGAAGATCCAGGCTGCCAGGGAGTTGGGCGATCTGCGGGAGAACGGCGAATATGAAACCATTAAGGATCGGCAAGGGTTTGTGAAGGCCCGGATGGCCTTTCTGCAGCAGCGGATCGCCGAGATCAGTAAGATCGACCTGAGGGCGATCCCGAAGGATCGCGTCGCTCTGGGCAGCACCGTACATCTGATTGACGAGGAGACCGGAGAGGAAACCGTCTACACTCTGGTCTTTCCGGAATTGATGGACAGCACGCGCGGCTGGATCTCGGTGGCCTCACCGATCGGGCGGAGCCTCATCGGCAAGCAGGAGGGCGATCGGGTCGTGATGACGACCCCCGGGGGCACCAAGGCGTTCGAAATGCTGAAACTGTCGACGTTACACGACAGATCGCAAGCCCACGCCAATGGGATGGGTTCGTGA
- a CDS encoding oxidoreductase, producing the protein MTAAEGWPIFMAKLKTREEVAERTMAFFFERPQNWTFKAGQFIDITIIDPPQTDAKGNTRGFSIASAPHDPHIMVTTRLRDSAFKRVLHSMPLGAEAKFEGPFGNLTLHNNAARPAVFLAGGIGITPFRSIAVRAATERLPHRIVLFYSNRRPEDAPFLDELRALERDNSNFHCIPTMTQMAHSKHSWSGETGRIDKQMLGRHLDGVRDAIYYIAGPPAMVSGLHAMLNSAGINDDDIRIEEFAGY; encoded by the coding sequence ATGACTGCCGCCGAAGGTTGGCCGATTTTTATGGCGAAACTGAAGACACGTGAAGAGGTCGCGGAACGCACGATGGCGTTCTTTTTCGAAAGGCCTCAGAATTGGACGTTCAAAGCGGGCCAGTTCATCGACATTACGATCATCGATCCGCCGCAGACCGATGCCAAAGGGAACACACGCGGGTTTTCCATCGCCAGCGCGCCGCATGACCCGCATATCATGGTGACGACGAGGCTGCGCGATTCTGCGTTCAAACGCGTGTTGCACAGCATGCCGCTGGGCGCGGAAGCAAAGTTTGAAGGCCCATTTGGAAATCTCACGCTGCACAACAACGCTGCGCGTCCGGCGGTGTTTCTAGCCGGCGGCATCGGCATCACGCCGTTTCGCAGCATCGCCGTGCGCGCGGCGACAGAGAGACTGCCGCACCGGATTGTCCTCTTCTATTCCAACCGCCGGCCCGAAGATGCGCCGTTTCTCGATGAGTTGCGGGCGCTCGAACGTGACAATTCGAATTTCCACTGTATTCCGACGATGACGCAAATGGCGCATTCGAAGCACTCCTGGAGCGGAGAGACGGGGCGCATCGACAAGCAGATGCTGGGGAGGCATCTGGACGGCGTGCGCGACGCCATCTATTACATCGCCGGACCGCCCGCCATGGTCAGCGGCCTACACGCGATGCTGAACAGCGCCGGGATCAACGATGACGACATCCGAATAGAAGAGTTCGCGGGTTACTGA
- a CDS encoding DUF488 domain-containing protein, with translation MSIQVKRVYEQSAKTDGVRFLVERLWPRGVKKEALRKEAWLKNVAPSDALRKWFAHDPKKWPEFQRRYAEELDANPTAWQPLLDAAREGDATLLYSAHDTEHNNAIALKAYLEARLRRR, from the coding sequence ATGAGCATTCAAGTAAAGCGCGTGTATGAACAATCGGCCAAGACCGACGGCGTACGGTTTCTGGTTGAGCGGCTTTGGCCGCGCGGGGTAAAGAAGGAAGCGCTGCGGAAGGAGGCATGGCTCAAGAACGTGGCGCCGAGTGACGCGCTGCGTAAGTGGTTCGCGCACGATCCGAAGAAGTGGCCGGAGTTCCAACGCCGCTACGCTGAGGAACTGGACGCGAATCCGACCGCGTGGCAGCCGCTCCTTGACGCAGCGCGCGAGGGCGACGCGACGTTGTTGTACAGCGCCCACGACACCGAACACAATAACGCTATCGCGCTGAAAGCCTACCTTGAGGCGCGACTGAGGAGGCGGTAG
- a CDS encoding DNA starvation/stationary phase protection protein Dps, giving the protein MKTSNQTLKEFPVMYETKNDIPQQRRGELIILLNQRLADAVDLHTQIKQAHWNVKGPHFISLHELFDNIHEDIGKYVDVIAERIVQLGGIAAGTARSAAGCSRLKEYPLDIADGSAHVEAVAQALSIFGCDARSTANEADELGDTDTSDIFIEISRGIDKWLWMVEAHSHASK; this is encoded by the coding sequence ATGAAGACATCAAATCAGACGTTGAAAGAATTTCCCGTAATGTACGAAACGAAAAATGATATCCCCCAACAACGGCGCGGCGAACTGATCATACTGCTGAACCAGCGCCTCGCTGACGCGGTGGATCTCCACACGCAGATAAAACAAGCGCATTGGAATGTGAAAGGTCCGCACTTCATCAGCTTGCATGAACTGTTCGATAACATCCATGAAGACATCGGCAAGTACGTGGACGTGATCGCCGAGCGCATTGTGCAATTGGGCGGCATTGCGGCAGGCACGGCGCGCTCGGCCGCGGGCTGCTCCAGGCTCAAAGAGTATCCGCTTGACATTGCCGACGGCTCGGCCCACGTCGAGGCGGTAGCGCAGGCGCTCTCCATCTTCGGATGTGACGCCCGGAGTACGGCCAACGAGGCCGATGAACTGGGCGACACCGATACGTCGGACATCTTCATCGAGATTTCCCGCGGGATTGATAAATGGCTGTGGATGGTCGAAGCGCATTCCCACGCGTCGAAGTAA
- a CDS encoding cytochrome oxidase subunit III — protein sequence MRERTDLPAHQFEDVDQQHEASRLGMWIFLATEILFFGGMFTGYALYRSLYPAAFADASRTLEIVLGATNTMVLIGSSLTMAMAVHAAQVGRRKALTGFLLATIGLGLAFLAIKGIEYAHKFEHHLVPGSAFIYTDRFGPQAQLFFSFYFVMTGMHALHMVIGVCLLAALVAKSLRNRFSSAYYTPVELIGLYWHFVDIIWIFLFPLLYLIDRH from the coding sequence ATGCGTGAGCGCACGGACCTCCCGGCGCACCAGTTCGAGGATGTAGACCAGCAACACGAAGCGTCGCGGCTGGGGATGTGGATCTTTCTGGCCACAGAGATCCTGTTCTTCGGGGGGATGTTCACCGGCTACGCCTTGTACCGCTCGCTGTATCCGGCGGCCTTCGCCGATGCCAGCCGAACACTCGAGATCGTACTCGGGGCCACCAACACGATGGTGCTGATCGGCAGCAGCCTCACGATGGCCATGGCCGTCCACGCCGCTCAAGTGGGCAGGCGCAAGGCGTTGACCGGCTTCCTTCTGGCAACGATAGGGTTGGGACTGGCGTTTCTGGCGATTAAAGGGATCGAATACGCCCATAAGTTCGAGCACCATCTGGTCCCGGGCAGCGCCTTCATCTACACTGACCGATTTGGCCCGCAGGCGCAGCTCTTCTTCTCATTCTATTTCGTCATGACGGGGATGCACGCCCTCCATATGGTGATCGGGGTCTGTCTGTTGGCTGCGCTTGTCGCCAAGTCTCTGAGGAACCGGTTCTCATCCGCCTACTACACGCCGGTCGAACTCATCGGACTGTACTGGCACTTTGTCGATATCATCTGGATCTTTCTCTTCCCCTTACTCTATCTGATCGACCGTCACTAA